In a single window of the Luteibacter rhizovicinus DSM 16549 genome:
- a CDS encoding C39 family peptidase, with amino-acid sequence MRMACAVALLVALAATPAVAMKAEVQTSPGTSYPIRLTSLKEARFRNTIRQKYDFSCGSAAVATLLTYQYGYPIDEQAAFDVMFTNGDRAKIGKEGFSLLDIKRFLASRGFDADGFDVPLEKLDDEGIPAIVLINERGYHHFVVIKGYKNGRVLVGDPARGTRSMSKRRFDAMWNNHVVFVIHNERDRAIFNSPRDWAVAPAAPISEGIERNGLAPIVMPKRGPGDI; translated from the coding sequence ATGAGGATGGCCTGCGCCGTCGCCCTGCTCGTCGCGCTTGCCGCCACGCCGGCGGTCGCGATGAAGGCGGAGGTGCAGACCAGCCCGGGTACGTCGTACCCGATTCGCCTGACGAGCCTCAAGGAGGCGCGCTTCCGTAACACGATTCGACAGAAGTACGATTTCAGCTGCGGCTCCGCTGCCGTGGCGACCCTGCTCACCTACCAGTACGGCTACCCGATCGACGAGCAGGCGGCGTTCGACGTGATGTTCACCAACGGCGATCGGGCCAAGATCGGCAAGGAAGGTTTTTCCCTCCTCGACATCAAGCGCTTCCTCGCTTCGCGTGGCTTCGACGCCGACGGCTTCGACGTGCCGCTGGAAAAACTCGACGACGAAGGCATCCCCGCCATCGTGTTGATCAACGAACGTGGCTATCACCATTTCGTGGTGATCAAAGGCTACAAGAATGGCCGTGTGCTGGTCGGCGACCCTGCACGTGGCACCCGTTCGATGTCGAAGCGCCGCTTTGATGCGATGTGGAACAACCATGTCGTCTTCGTCATCCATAACGAGCGAGACCGCGCCATTTTCAACAGTCCGCGCGACTGGGCGGTTGCTCCCGCGGCACCGATCAGCGAAGGCATCGAGCGTAACGGGCTCGCGCCGATCGTCATGCCCAAGCGCGGACCGGGGGACATATGA